A stretch of DNA from Microbacterium sp. LWS13-1.2:
TGCTCGACGACGTGGGGAGTCACCTTCCCGATGGCCGAGAAGGTGCGGGTCAACGGCCGCAACGCCCACCCGCTCTACCAGGAGCTGACCGCAACGCCCGACGTCGACGGCAAGAAGGGCCGCATCACGTGGAACTTCGAGAAGTTCCTGGTCAGCCCGTCCGGTGAGGTGAAGCGGTTCGCGCCGCAGACGAAGCCCGACGCTCCCGAGGTCGTCGACGCGATCGAGGCCTGGCTGCCGGGGGAGTAACCTCCCCGGCGCTCCGACAGGTCAACCGGCCTTCTACAGGAGGTTGGGCCGATCCATTCTCCTGTGGAAGCGCGGTTGACCTGTCGAAGGGGTCAGAGCAGACCGGCAGCCGATGCGGCGGTACGCCGCTGTTCGATGCCGCGCTGCGCCCGGCGCGCGATGCCCACGACACCCGTGATGAGGGCGAACACGCCCAGCACGAGTACGGCGACGGCGATCGCGGTCGCGGGGCTGAGTGACACCAGCCACGACGCGAGAGCGGCCTGACGGGCGGGGTCGGTGAGGAACCACACCGCGCCGGCGGCGATCGCGGCGAGGACGAGGCCCCACACGATGCCCGCCCACCGGACCCGCGGACGGGAGAGGACGACGGATGCCGCGGCCTCAGGCCGGTCGGATGCCGCCGTCGCAGGCTCCCACGCGGGCGGCAGGCTGCTGCCCGTGAACGCCGGCGGGAGCACGGTCGGGGCCGCAGCCGCAGCCGCAGCCGGCGCCTCCGGCGCGGGCGGGACGAGGTCGGCGACCGGGGCGGAAGTGTCGGCGCCGGGTACGGCATCCGGAATCTCAGGAGTGCTCATGGCGGGGCTCATTTCTCGTAGACGGTGACCTCGACCGAGCCGCTGCGCTGGTCGAGCGTGATGTGCTGGGTCGTGACGGCGTCGGTGGCGGAATCTTCGCTGCGGACACTCCAGCTGAGGCTCCCGTCGCGGCCGGGCTCGACCGTGCCGGACTCGATGTCGCCGCCGTCGCCTGCCGGCAGGCGGCTGCACTCCAGCGCGCCGTTGCCGAGGGTGGCGTCGAGCTCGAGCGCCGTGCCGGGGTACACCTCGATGTAGGTGTACCCGTAGCCCTTGGTCACGACGACGTCGCCGGCGCGGACGTCTGCGCTGCGCGACAGCGGCGAGACCGAGAGCGTCGTGCTGCCGAACGGCTGGACCACCGCCTGGTCATAGCTCGCCGTGCCGAGATTCACGCTGCCGACCGCCAGACGGTCGGGACCGGATGCCGCCGCCACCGACGCGCCGATCACCAGCAGCACGATGGTCACGGCGGTCAGGAAGCCGCTGCGGCGGCGGACAAGACCTGCGACGACCATGGCGAGGGCCGTGACCAAGGCCGCGGTGAACACGCCGATGGCTCCGGCGAAAGGAGTGGCGGCGGCGGCGAGGACGGCGAGGGCGCCGGCGACG
This window harbors:
- a CDS encoding glutathione peroxidase, producing MTLEEIPVTTIHGESTTFGELTDGRLALVVNVASRCGLSPQYEQLEALQKEYADRGFTVIGFPSNQFLQELSTEEAVAEYCSTTWGVTFPMAEKVRVNGRNAHPLYQELTATPDVDGKKGRITWNFEKFLVSPSGEVKRFAPQTKPDAPEVVDAIEAWLPGE